From the Synechococcus sp. HK01-R genome, one window contains:
- the rpmB gene encoding 50S ribosomal protein L28: MSRVCQLTGTRANNGMAVSHSHIRTKKLQQANLQQRRLWWAEGKRWVNLRITTRALKTIQKKGLGAYAKSLGIDLSKI, translated from the coding sequence ATGTCTCGGGTGTGCCAACTCACCGGAACACGCGCCAACAACGGCATGGCGGTGAGCCACTCTCACATCCGCACCAAGAAACTGCAGCAGGCCAATCTGCAGCAGCGTCGGCTTTGGTGGGCGGAGGGCAAGCGCTGGGTCAACCTGCGTATCACGACACGCGCTCTTAAAACGATTCAGAAGAAAGGTCTTGGCGCTTATGCCAAGTCACTTGGTATTGATCTCAGCAAGATCTGA
- the htpG gene encoding molecular chaperone HtpG, protein MLEQGQIQIHTENIFPIIKKAVYSGHEVFLRELVSNAADAINKRRMASMAGDCSEGPDGLIKLTIDREKKAVTFSDNGIGMTSDEVKRYINQVAFSSAEDFLEKYKQEQDAIIGHFGLGFYSSFMVAREVELVTKSARPDSQAVRWTCDGSPSFTLSEAERSEPGTDVILHLLEDELEYLEPARLRTLIQQYCDFMPVAVELEGESINKQKAPWRQSPRELNDEDYIELYRYLYPFQGDPLLWVHLNTDYPYSLQGILYFPKISGRADWENGEIKLYCNQVFVSDSIKEIVPRYLLPLRGVIDSPDIPLNVSRSALQTDRRVRSIGNFVAKKIADRLKALMKDDPSKYAQAWDSLAPFIKIGAMEDEKFADQVESIVIFGTSHHQTSEGNAPVMQSDSGRELTTLEAYCSRQKEGSESKRILYCSDEIAQSAALNLWTEQGAEVLFADSIIDSQFIPWLEARHQELKFQRVDSELDESLRDESKELADQNGETQSESLRALMKEALSNDKVTIQVQGLRGGLDAPAALILLPEQMRRLNDIGALMDQRLPGLPEHHVLVVNRNHPLVKGLQKLEAGAVLTSSSAESPSKVLARDLATYLYDMAKLSVGGLDPQDLHGLQRRSTKLLAALMERGG, encoded by the coding sequence ATGCTGGAACAAGGCCAGATCCAGATCCACACTGAAAATATATTTCCAATCATCAAAAAGGCTGTCTATTCCGGCCATGAAGTATTTCTCAGAGAACTCGTAAGCAATGCTGCCGATGCCATCAACAAGCGGAGGATGGCTTCGATGGCGGGTGATTGCAGCGAGGGCCCAGACGGACTGATAAAGCTGACAATCGACCGTGAGAAGAAAGCAGTTACTTTTAGCGATAATGGAATTGGCATGACTTCTGATGAAGTCAAGCGTTATATCAATCAGGTAGCCTTTTCAAGCGCCGAGGATTTTCTTGAAAAATACAAACAAGAACAAGATGCGATTATTGGACACTTTGGCTTGGGCTTCTATTCCAGCTTCATGGTTGCACGTGAAGTAGAACTGGTTACCAAGTCAGCACGACCTGATAGCCAAGCGGTTCGCTGGACCTGTGACGGTTCGCCCAGTTTCACGTTGTCAGAGGCGGAACGAAGCGAACCTGGAACCGACGTCATCCTCCACTTGCTTGAGGACGAGCTTGAGTATCTAGAACCAGCAAGACTTCGTACACTCATCCAGCAGTATTGCGATTTCATGCCAGTCGCAGTAGAACTGGAAGGAGAATCAATTAACAAGCAAAAGGCTCCATGGCGTCAGAGCCCTAGAGAACTTAATGACGAAGATTACATCGAGTTATATCGTTACCTTTACCCTTTCCAGGGCGACCCTTTGCTTTGGGTTCACCTCAACACCGATTACCCATACTCACTCCAAGGCATTCTCTATTTCCCCAAAATCAGTGGTCGAGCCGATTGGGAGAATGGAGAGATTAAGCTCTATTGCAACCAAGTGTTTGTCAGCGATTCGATCAAGGAAATTGTCCCTCGATACCTGCTACCACTTAGGGGTGTCATTGATTCTCCCGATATCCCATTAAATGTAAGTCGGAGTGCTCTTCAAACAGATCGGAGAGTTCGGTCCATTGGCAATTTCGTCGCCAAGAAGATTGCTGACCGACTGAAGGCACTGATGAAGGATGATCCCAGTAAGTATGCACAGGCATGGGATTCACTCGCACCCTTCATCAAAATCGGAGCTATGGAGGATGAAAAATTTGCGGACCAGGTTGAATCGATTGTCATCTTTGGTACAAGCCATCATCAAACCTCAGAGGGCAATGCCCCCGTCATGCAATCGGACTCCGGTCGAGAGCTCACGACACTGGAGGCTTATTGCTCTCGACAAAAAGAAGGAAGCGAATCAAAACGCATCCTTTATTGCAGTGATGAAATTGCCCAATCAGCTGCCCTTAATCTCTGGACAGAGCAAGGAGCTGAGGTGCTGTTTGCGGATAGCATCATCGACAGCCAATTCATCCCATGGCTTGAGGCAAGGCATCAAGAGTTGAAGTTCCAGCGAGTGGACTCAGAACTCGATGAGTCGCTCCGTGACGAATCAAAGGAACTTGCCGATCAAAATGGAGAAACACAAAGTGAGTCATTGAGAGCGTTAATGAAGGAGGCGCTGTCCAATGACAAAGTCACCATTCAAGTGCAGGGTCTCAGGGGTGGTCTGGATGCACCTGCCGCCCTGATTTTGCTCCCTGAGCAAATGCGCAGGCTGAACGACATCGGGGCGCTCATGGACCAACGCCTACCAGGGTTACCAGAGCACCACGTGCTTGTGGTCAATCGCAATCACCCCTTGGTGAAAGGCCTGCAAAAGCTGGAGGCGGGGGCTGTGCTGACCTCGTCCAGCGCGGAATCTCCAAGCAAGGTCCTTGCAAGGGATCTGGCCACATACCTCTACGACATGGCGAAGCTCAGCGTCGGAGGCCTCGATCCTCAGGACCTCCACGGTCTTCAGCGACGAAGCACGAAACTGTTGGCAGCACTGATGGAGAGGGGGGGCTGA
- the pstA gene encoding phosphate ABC transporter permease PstA produces MTLSTPTRAVPDLSYRPGLRRNIQSRFLTLLAGLFAGIAVLPLVLVLGYVLIKGGGKLSFALFTELPPPPGLEGGGIANAIIGTIIVSIIAGLIAIPVGVGGGIFLAEYSKGGSFAQFIRFGTNVLSGVPSIIAGVFIYGVIVSTRILFGNSYSALAGGLALSILMLPTVIKTTDEGLKLVSDDLRRGALGVGASKFVTVVRITLPTAFTPIATGVVLSIARAAGETAPLIFTALFSPFWPEGIFNPIASLSVLIYNFAIMPYEAQNELAWAASFVLVVFILAMNLLARWLGRFASK; encoded by the coding sequence ATGACCCTATCCACTCCTACTCGTGCAGTCCCCGACCTGAGCTATCGGCCTGGACTGCGCCGCAATATCCAAAGTCGCTTCCTCACGCTTCTCGCGGGGCTTTTCGCTGGTATTGCCGTCCTGCCTCTTGTGCTGGTGCTCGGCTATGTGTTGATCAAAGGCGGCGGAAAATTGAGTTTCGCCCTATTTACAGAGCTCCCGCCTCCTCCTGGCCTTGAAGGCGGTGGTATCGCCAACGCAATCATCGGAACGATCATCGTGTCGATCATCGCTGGGCTGATCGCCATCCCTGTCGGCGTGGGCGGTGGCATCTTCCTTGCCGAATATTCCAAAGGTGGTTCCTTTGCTCAGTTCATTCGATTCGGTACCAACGTCTTATCCGGAGTTCCCTCAATCATTGCCGGTGTTTTCATTTATGGTGTGATCGTCTCTACCAGGATTCTGTTTGGCAATTCCTACAGTGCTCTCGCTGGTGGCCTTGCACTCTCAATCCTGATGCTGCCAACAGTCATTAAAACCACCGACGAAGGTCTGAAACTTGTTTCAGATGATCTTCGACGGGGAGCACTAGGAGTCGGCGCCTCCAAATTCGTCACGGTGGTGCGGATCACTCTTCCGACGGCGTTCACTCCAATCGCAACGGGAGTGGTTCTATCCATCGCCCGTGCAGCCGGTGAAACAGCACCTCTGATTTTCACGGCGCTGTTCTCGCCGTTTTGGCCTGAAGGGATTTTCAATCCGATTGCAAGCTTGTCAGTTCTGATCTACAACTTTGCGATCATGCCCTACGAAGCTCAAAACGAGTTGGCCTGGGCAGCATCATTCGTGCTCGTTGTGTTCATCCTTGCGATGAATCTGTTGGCACGCTGGCTTGGGCGCTTCGCTTCAAAGTGA
- a CDS encoding ATP phosphoribosyltransferase regulatory subunit, with amino-acid sequence MALQPATGARDLNPQQVEHNHWLRERLASVYRLWGYEEVSPPRVERIDTLKAGGGIASQEIVRLVADEPLGLRPEMTASIARAASTRLSQRTRPLRLWASGTVFESRQADEGRQCIEEKLHSGVELFGAPSPHGELELLSLLMAATESLGLKPRHQARLLVGHAALMDLILSPFKGEERNQVKTALTELDRLELERLGLEPQAHERLLRQLDLRGEPSMVLEEERRCFGPQPVLKDLERMFKHLSPLAQRGGIDLQLDPSFQPHYGLYDGLVFQLVCQGHSAPVVIARGGRYDTLVARFDSARKKASGLGFSFCLDDVRDLPGAAQAARQSLTQVLIAYSDTTSLEDALEVQRGLHREGVTAEVMLGPLVSREAAEQVCQERCCSELRWLTH; translated from the coding sequence ATGGCCCTTCAACCTGCCACGGGTGCTCGCGATCTGAATCCACAGCAGGTGGAGCACAACCACTGGCTCCGTGAACGGCTCGCCAGCGTATATCGACTGTGGGGCTACGAGGAGGTTTCCCCCCCTCGCGTGGAACGCATTGACACCCTCAAGGCTGGAGGGGGAATCGCCAGCCAAGAGATCGTCCGCTTGGTCGCCGACGAGCCCTTGGGCTTGCGACCTGAAATGACCGCGTCTATTGCAAGGGCAGCAAGCACTCGCTTGTCTCAACGGACGCGTCCGCTCCGCCTCTGGGCCTCAGGCACTGTGTTTGAGAGTCGGCAGGCTGATGAGGGGCGCCAGTGCATTGAGGAAAAGCTGCATAGCGGCGTGGAATTGTTTGGTGCACCATCTCCCCATGGGGAACTCGAGCTGCTTTCACTCTTGATGGCCGCTACGGAGAGCCTTGGTTTGAAACCAAGGCATCAGGCACGGCTCTTAGTTGGCCATGCCGCCCTAATGGATCTGATTCTGTCCCCGTTTAAAGGCGAAGAACGGAACCAGGTGAAAACGGCTTTGACGGAACTGGATCGCCTTGAACTGGAACGGTTAGGTCTCGAACCACAGGCTCATGAGCGGCTGTTAAGACAGCTCGATCTCAGGGGAGAACCATCCATGGTCCTGGAGGAGGAGCGTCGATGCTTTGGTCCTCAACCTGTGCTCAAGGATCTGGAAAGGATGTTTAAACACCTGTCTCCTCTTGCGCAGAGGGGAGGGATTGATCTTCAGTTGGATCCCAGCTTCCAACCGCATTACGGGCTCTACGACGGCCTGGTCTTCCAGTTGGTCTGCCAGGGGCACTCCGCACCCGTCGTGATTGCAAGGGGTGGTCGTTACGACACCCTTGTGGCGCGCTTTGATTCCGCAAGGAAGAAAGCCAGTGGACTCGGCTTTAGCTTCTGTCTCGATGATGTCCGTGATCTACCCGGTGCTGCTCAAGCTGCTCGTCAATCATTGACACAGGTTCTGATCGCTTATTCAGACACGACAAGTCTCGAGGACGCTCTAGAAGTTCAGAGGGGCTTGCATCGGGAGGGCGTCACCGCTGAGGTCATGCTGGGGCCTCTAGTGAGCCGTGAGGCTGCTGAACAGGTCTGTCAGGAGCGTTGCTGCAGCGAACTCAGGTGGCTGACTCACTAG
- a CDS encoding inositol monophosphatase family protein, which yields MDTTNPAAVLDEAGLNHEAIEELHRLARRAADAGGTVLQSHYGNLSDIRCKGRVGDLVTAADLEAEEVVIRLLRSETPQVGVLAEESGSRGPQEGLQWVIDPLDGTTNFAHGYPLFATSVGLCWKGTPLLGAISIPYLHQTYHCCPGLGAFCNDKPIAVSRCESLEDSLLVTGFAYDRHNRLDNNYAEFCWLTHRTRGVRRGGAAAVDLAFVAAGLLDGYWERGLAPWDLAAGVALVRQAGGLVSGYRSEPFDLHSGNVIATGQSIHTLLTDELSKVRPLDGAGYGAPEIGSMGS from the coding sequence ATGGACACCACCAACCCTGCAGCCGTATTGGACGAGGCTGGGCTCAACCATGAAGCGATAGAGGAGCTCCACCGTCTTGCTCGCCGGGCAGCCGACGCTGGTGGGACCGTTCTTCAGTCGCACTACGGAAACCTTTCCGATATTCGTTGCAAGGGGAGAGTCGGTGACCTAGTCACCGCCGCGGATCTCGAAGCAGAAGAGGTGGTGATCAGACTTCTGAGGTCTGAAACCCCACAGGTAGGAGTTCTCGCTGAGGAATCAGGAAGCCGTGGACCACAAGAGGGGCTGCAATGGGTCATTGACCCCTTGGATGGCACCACCAATTTCGCGCACGGCTATCCACTGTTTGCGACCTCAGTGGGCCTTTGCTGGAAGGGAACGCCCCTGCTCGGCGCAATCTCTATTCCCTACCTCCACCAGACCTACCACTGTTGTCCAGGGCTGGGAGCTTTCTGCAATGACAAGCCGATTGCTGTGAGCCGTTGCGAGAGTCTTGAGGATTCCCTGCTCGTTACAGGCTTCGCCTACGACCGCCACAACCGCCTAGACAACAACTACGCAGAGTTTTGTTGGCTAACCCATCGAACACGAGGGGTCAGGCGAGGTGGCGCCGCAGCAGTCGACCTGGCGTTCGTCGCTGCAGGTCTACTCGATGGGTACTGGGAGCGAGGACTCGCTCCCTGGGATCTTGCTGCGGGAGTGGCCTTGGTACGCCAAGCCGGTGGTCTGGTCAGCGGTTATCGGAGCGAACCATTTGACTTGCACTCCGGGAACGTGATTGCGACTGGCCAGTCCATCCACACTCTGCTCACCGATGAACTGAGCAAGGTCAGGCCGTTGGATGGGGCTGGTTATGGAGCTCCTGAAATCGGGTCCATGGGATCCTGA
- the pstC gene encoding phosphate ABC transporter permease subunit PstC: MTSDPREQYLLRRRPASEKLVDVSFKNLAIALASMVAIVLFAILIVVFWGSLESMGRYGWKFLVTSDWNPVDDQYGAFTAIYGTIVTSLLSLAIAVPLGVGTAIFITENIIPLRIREVIGVMVELLAAIPSVVLGLWAIFVLEPFLRPFLTWLNTAFGWIPIFSSPPMGPGMAPAILILVVMILPIITAIARDSLNQVPTKLRQAAYGVGTTRWGAIFNVMLPAAVSGIVGGVMLALGRAMGETMAVTMIIGNSNNFSWSLLAPGNTIAAMLANQFGEADGSQVSSLMYAAFVLIILTLAVNIFAQWLVKRLSLKY; the protein is encoded by the coding sequence ATGACCTCTGACCCAAGGGAGCAATACCTCCTGAGGCGTCGTCCAGCTTCTGAGAAGCTTGTTGACGTCAGTTTCAAGAACCTGGCCATCGCCCTTGCCTCGATGGTGGCCATCGTTCTGTTCGCCATCCTCATCGTGGTCTTCTGGGGGTCCCTCGAGTCGATGGGCCGCTACGGCTGGAAGTTCCTGGTCACATCGGACTGGAACCCAGTGGATGATCAGTACGGTGCCTTCACCGCCATCTACGGAACGATCGTTACATCGCTGCTGTCCCTGGCGATTGCTGTTCCCCTTGGTGTCGGTACGGCCATCTTCATCACCGAAAACATCATTCCGCTGAGGATCCGCGAGGTCATCGGCGTCATGGTGGAGTTGCTGGCAGCCATCCCTTCCGTGGTGCTGGGTCTCTGGGCGATCTTCGTGTTGGAGCCTTTTCTTCGCCCATTCCTCACCTGGTTGAACACCGCGTTTGGCTGGATTCCGATTTTCAGCTCACCTCCGATGGGCCCCGGTATGGCCCCAGCCATTCTCATTCTTGTGGTGATGATTCTTCCAATCATCACGGCCATTGCCAGAGATTCTCTCAATCAGGTGCCGACAAAGCTTCGACAGGCGGCCTACGGAGTTGGCACAACACGATGGGGAGCCATATTCAACGTGATGCTGCCCGCAGCCGTGTCTGGAATTGTTGGCGGAGTGATGTTGGCCTTAGGTCGTGCCATGGGAGAAACCATGGCCGTCACCATGATCATCGGCAATTCCAATAACTTCAGTTGGTCGCTGCTTGCACCTGGAAACACCATTGCTGCCATGCTTGCCAACCAATTCGGCGAAGCCGATGGCAGTCAGGTGTCTTCCTTGATGTATGCCGCCTTCGTGTTGATCATTCTGACCCTTGCGGTCAACATCTTCGCCCAGTGGTTGGTGAAGCGTCTCAGCCTTAAGTACTGA
- the pstB gene encoding phosphate ABC transporter ATP-binding protein PstB, whose product MTLSTPTNSQQVSDDTCISLQNVTISYGSYEAVRNVYCEIPRGKVTAFIGPSGCGKSTVLRALNRMNDLIEGCSLKGRVVFDGADLYDPSVDPVEVRRRIGMVFQQPNPFPKSIYENIAFGARINGYTGDMDELVERSLRQAAVWDECKDKLNESGYSLSGGQQQRLCIARTIAIQPEVILMDEPCSALDPISTLKIEETMHELKKSFTIVIVTHNMQQAVRVSDMTAFYNAEAQEGGSGKVGYLVEFNETEKIFNAPTQQATQDYVSGRFG is encoded by the coding sequence ATGACACTCTCCACTCCTACCAACAGTCAACAGGTGTCAGATGATACCTGTATTTCTCTTCAAAACGTAACGATCAGCTACGGGAGCTATGAAGCTGTCCGCAATGTCTATTGCGAGATACCCCGCGGCAAAGTAACTGCGTTTATTGGCCCTTCAGGCTGCGGCAAGTCAACCGTTCTGCGAGCCTTGAATCGCATGAACGATCTCATTGAGGGTTGTTCTCTGAAAGGCCGCGTTGTCTTTGATGGAGCTGACCTCTATGACCCCTCCGTGGATCCCGTTGAGGTCCGACGACGGATCGGTATGGTGTTCCAGCAACCAAATCCTTTCCCGAAGAGTATTTACGAAAACATCGCTTTCGGTGCTCGCATCAACGGCTACACCGGCGACATGGACGAACTTGTTGAGCGTTCCCTTCGTCAAGCAGCTGTCTGGGACGAATGCAAAGACAAATTAAATGAAAGTGGTTACTCCCTCTCTGGTGGTCAGCAGCAAAGGCTGTGTATTGCTCGCACCATTGCCATTCAGCCTGAAGTCATTTTGATGGATGAACCCTGCTCGGCACTCGATCCCATCTCTACCTTGAAGATCGAAGAGACGATGCACGAGCTCAAGAAAAGCTTCACCATCGTGATTGTCACGCACAACATGCAGCAGGCCGTACGAGTCAGCGACATGACGGCCTTCTACAACGCTGAAGCTCAGGAAGGTGGTTCAGGGAAAGTGGGCTATTTGGTGGAATTCAACGAAACCGAGAAAATCTTCAACGCACCTACCCAGCAGGCCACTCAGGACTATGTGTCGGGCCGGTTCGGCTGA
- a CDS encoding peroxiredoxin, with amino-acid sequence MNFNRRQLLRLLVVGGAFFCRGRSAQALGGTMPAIGSVAPMFDLEGTDRTNPDQKRWSLNDFQGRWLVLYFYPRDFTSGCTIEAHGFQSLVNEFDQAGASIVAISADNLEEHESFCTSEGLDFPLLSDPDGAVSRRYGSWMPPYSMRHTFLIDPEGVLSESWTGVRPVGHAREVLRTLQTACQQNRRV; translated from the coding sequence ATGAACTTCAACCGTCGTCAGCTCCTCCGACTACTAGTTGTCGGTGGAGCTTTTTTTTGCCGTGGAAGGTCTGCTCAAGCCCTTGGTGGAACAATGCCTGCCATTGGCAGCGTTGCGCCAATGTTTGACCTGGAAGGAACCGACCGAACCAATCCTGATCAAAAACGTTGGTCTCTAAATGACTTTCAGGGACGCTGGCTCGTTCTCTACTTTTATCCAAGAGATTTCACATCAGGATGCACGATTGAGGCGCATGGCTTTCAAAGTCTCGTCAACGAATTTGATCAAGCGGGGGCCAGCATCGTTGCCATCAGTGCGGATAATTTGGAAGAGCATGAATCCTTCTGCACCAGTGAAGGTCTTGACTTTCCCTTGCTGTCAGATCCAGACGGAGCTGTGAGCCGACGCTATGGGTCATGGATGCCGCCATACTCGATGCGCCATACATTCCTCATCGACCCAGAAGGAGTGCTCTCGGAGAGCTGGACAGGTGTTCGCCCCGTCGGACACGCACGTGAGGTGCTCAGAACACTTCAGACCGCATGCCAACAAAATCGACGAGTTTGA
- the ggpS gene encoding glucosylglycerol-phosphate synthase, whose protein sequence is MASKKGTSSFILLYHRTPFDAVVDSEGRIQWADQKSPNGIIPTLRNLFLSNLDGTWIAWREVNEENDDSVQRTLMSNPAPFVLKRIPLNSKQINSFYHVTSKESFWPILHTFPTYFDVNNADWGIFETVNQRFANAACEEAAEGAIVWVHDYNLWLAPGMIREQRPDLKIAFFHHTPFPSNDVFSILPWRDQILKSLLCCDVVGFHIPRYTENFARAASCLIGAKKGPKVPVGARFLESGTALSEPSETQVLEYNGRTIRLLSSPVGTSPDLIQELVHEEEIKKLSQQIEEDTRKGRKLILSASRVDYTKGNEELLLSFERLLERRPELHGRVVLMLACVSAASGMKIYEDTQRSIEEMAGRINGRFSLIDWVPVRFSTRRIPYREMIAWFTRSDICWITPLRDGLNLVAKEYAAARKGQDGVLVLSEFTGASVVLDGAVLTNPYSHRKMDEAIDIALSMPPEEQILRMEKMTSAVESFTVSDWAEEQLGAMS, encoded by the coding sequence ATGGCGAGCAAAAAGGGCACAAGTTCATTCATCCTTCTGTATCACCGAACTCCCTTCGATGCGGTTGTTGATTCAGAAGGAAGAATTCAATGGGCTGACCAAAAAAGTCCTAATGGCATAATACCTACACTGAGAAATTTATTCTTGAGCAATCTCGACGGAACATGGATTGCCTGGAGAGAAGTAAATGAAGAAAATGATGATTCGGTCCAACGAACACTGATGTCAAATCCAGCACCATTTGTGCTCAAGAGAATCCCTCTAAATAGCAAACAAATCAATAGCTTTTATCACGTTACCTCAAAGGAATCTTTCTGGCCAATCCTTCATACGTTCCCCACTTACTTCGATGTCAATAATGCAGACTGGGGAATTTTTGAAACTGTGAATCAACGATTTGCCAATGCGGCCTGCGAAGAGGCGGCTGAAGGTGCAATTGTCTGGGTCCATGACTACAACCTTTGGCTCGCTCCTGGAATGATTCGAGAGCAGCGTCCAGATCTGAAGATTGCATTTTTTCATCATACTCCTTTTCCAAGCAATGACGTGTTCTCTATCTTGCCTTGGCGCGACCAAATTCTCAAAAGCCTTTTATGCTGCGATGTTGTCGGGTTTCATATACCGAGATATACAGAAAATTTTGCACGTGCAGCAAGCTGCCTCATTGGTGCCAAGAAAGGGCCAAAAGTACCTGTAGGTGCAAGATTTCTTGAATCAGGAACGGCTTTGAGCGAACCATCTGAAACGCAGGTGCTGGAATATAACGGTCGAACAATTAGATTATTATCTTCACCTGTAGGAACATCGCCAGACTTAATTCAGGAGCTTGTTCATGAAGAAGAGATCAAAAAATTATCTCAACAGATTGAAGAAGATACACGTAAGGGTAGAAAGCTAATTTTGTCAGCTAGCCGAGTTGACTACACAAAAGGGAATGAAGAACTCTTGCTATCATTCGAACGATTACTTGAGCGTCGGCCAGAACTTCATGGACGGGTCGTTTTGATGTTGGCGTGTGTTTCAGCAGCAAGCGGCATGAAAATCTATGAGGACACGCAGAGATCAATTGAAGAGATGGCAGGGAGGATCAATGGACGCTTTAGCCTGATCGATTGGGTGCCAGTAAGATTCTCTACAAGAAGAATACCTTATAGAGAGATGATTGCTTGGTTTACTCGGTCGGACATTTGCTGGATCACTCCATTACGAGATGGTCTTAATCTCGTAGCAAAAGAATATGCAGCTGCAAGAAAAGGGCAAGATGGCGTTCTTGTCCTCTCAGAGTTTACTGGGGCATCTGTAGTACTCGATGGTGCTGTGCTAACCAATCCTTACTCACATAGAAAAATGGATGAAGCCATTGATATTGCCCTTTCCATGCCACCAGAAGAGCAGATCTTGAGGATGGAAAAAATGACGTCTGCGGTGGAAAGTTTTACGGTTTCAGACTGGGCTGAGGAACAGCTCGGAGCCATGAGCTAG
- a CDS encoding 2Fe-2S iron-sulfur cluster-binding protein produces MQRKHRITIHWRQEQRTISHDVPEGEYILQSFEAQGDPLPFSCRNGCCTSCAVRVISGSLDQREAMGLSRELRRSGYGLLCVARATADLEAETQDEDEVYELQFGRHFGQGRVRPGLPLDED; encoded by the coding sequence ATGCAACGGAAACACAGGATCACAATCCACTGGCGACAAGAGCAGCGCACAATCAGTCATGACGTGCCTGAGGGGGAGTACATCCTCCAGAGCTTCGAGGCCCAGGGGGATCCACTGCCGTTCTCCTGCCGCAATGGTTGTTGCACGTCCTGCGCAGTCCGTGTCATCAGCGGTTCACTGGATCAACGGGAGGCCATGGGACTGTCTCGTGAGCTTCGTCGTAGCGGCTACGGATTACTTTGCGTGGCCAGGGCCACAGCCGATCTGGAAGCAGAGACCCAGGATGAAGATGAGGTCTATGAACTGCAGTTCGGAAGGCACTTTGGCCAAGGACGCGTACGACCAGGACTGCCCCTCGACGAGGATTGA
- a CDS encoding ferredoxin family protein, with protein MAHTIVTDVCEGIADCVDACPVACIQPGKGRNRKGTEFYWIDFDTCIDCGICLQVCPVEGAILAEERADLQKRP; from the coding sequence ATGGCTCATACGATCGTCACTGATGTCTGCGAGGGCATTGCAGATTGCGTTGACGCCTGCCCTGTCGCTTGTATACAACCCGGCAAGGGGCGCAACCGTAAAGGCACAGAGTTTTACTGGATTGATTTTGACACCTGCATTGATTGCGGGATCTGCCTTCAGGTGTGTCCAGTTGAGGGTGCGATTCTTGCCGAGGAACGAGCCGACCTCCAGAAGCGACCCTAG